Proteins co-encoded in one Lineus longissimus chromosome 11, tnLinLong1.2, whole genome shotgun sequence genomic window:
- the LOC135495358 gene encoding uncharacterized protein LOC135495358, with the protein MANTRFGSLWLLAVFFFGLVLDAACGSPIEKPIKVNIEDDGSQRPHIIHLEVNVLPGPEKEQPLYAISSDPSTEAGEGSGEPPEPNGGTESNCIMMTPQSVRGYGGCNMTEVEENCYTNPICSDTCIAEDGTIKVIGSPLWPEQNDTQMCECVRPGSIYHSPPVPPPGAREWPPSRHCRPNGCTFPGNNTLIQPGATVELNGTPCFCEAGPDPNLMDYAFLYHLKCHPTTSDEDTSASIEVTSASNEAIVVPNEAEANPASNEDTPASDQEEDTPDA; encoded by the exons ATGGCGAATACTAGATTCGGGTCTCTTTGGCTTCTTGCTGTTTTCTTCTTCGGGCTAGTTCTTGATGCTGCTTGTGGAAGTCCTATTGAGAAGCCCATTAAGGTTAATATCGAAGATGATGGATCTCAAAGGCCTCACATTATTCATTTGGAGGTGAATGTACTACCCGGGCCGGAAAAAGAGCAGCCGCTGTACGCCATTTCCTCGGACCCCAGCACAGAGGCAGGCGAAGGGAGTGGAGAACCGCCAGAGCCCAATGGTGGGACTGAATCAAA TTGCATCATGATGACCCCTCAGAGTGTGAGGGGCTACGGAGGATGTAACATGACTGAGGTTGAGGAAAATTGCTACACCAATCCTATCTGTTCTGACA CCTGTATCGCAGAGGACGGCACCATAAAGGTGATCGGATCGCCACTGTGGCCCGAACAGAACGACACGCAAATGTGTGAATGCGTGAGACCAGGTTCGATATATCACTCCCCGCCTGTTCCACCCCCTGGTGCCAGAGAGTGGCCACCGAGCAGACATTGTCGTCCCAACG GTTGCACGTTTCCAGGTAATAATACACTCATTCAACCAGGAGCCACAGTCGAATTGAACGGCACGCCGTGCTTCTGCGAGGCAGGACCGGATCCAAATCTTATGGATTATGCCTTCCTTTACCACCTAAAGTGCCACCCAACTACATCCGATGAGGACACCTCTGCGTCTATTGAGGTTACCAGTGCGTCTAATGAGGCTATAGTCGTGCCTAATGAGGCCGAGGCCAACCCTGCGTCTAATGAAGACACCCCTGCGTCTGATCAAGAGGAGGATACACCCGATGCATAG
- the LOC135495356 gene encoding uncharacterized protein LOC135495356: protein MGVFSEIAISIFSIFLLQDVTNGYYQDTSCTTKAKLGKIREVTTHPAREELVKGGPLDVTLRVTTPFKPQASWAFVKTIQNHEDNYYNSYFIPVQEKDTGSMRTKTESEGSNSYSFSLHLDSFDQDRIFLTLQLDHPCNAITIEGNMVYWLNMTGVDLPTALSVPKPFIDLSGKSEARMKVGMEVNDATLEVFRSMAYFRTIGKNGILNMRNGIRSRDPIRIEFQSSSGARGPRYGKSVVGVMVLTKRQETLGDVEAMTLRTEANLLYSGQDYWQGGLVIWAMTQIKLMDIARPAIGIISHQWHSGVRFPTDENGVKIGFVDSDGTILIPFLQDGNMKVPLVFQCLAEGGEQTPYVAVALNGMNDGEVLDPLGSTEYPGMMTSIFEVPSQSDKKADFICSAAQGEVVTNVPFRTIVTEAVETTTDLEDVVPLDEETFANGFTFICRAKGDPIPTIRFYKEDKYSLGHPPNAINLLDDEYFAGEIKDSDRFGIASSAGQATLTVFPGDSPYPYDDEAFRLVCVGANQFSADAAYIDFIAPNVNITNFY, encoded by the exons ATGGGTGTTTTCAGCGAAATCGCTATTAGCATTTTCTCCATCTTCTTGTTGCAAGACGTG ACAAATGGTTACTACCAAGATACTAGTTGCACAACCAAAGCGAAGCTGGGTAAGATCCGCGAGGTTACGACTCATCCGGCAAGGGAGGAATTGGTCAAGGGAGGTCCGCTTGATGTGACCTTGAGGGTAACAACGCCCTTTAAACCTCAAGCTTCCTGGGCATTTGTTAAAACCATTCAAAACCACGAAGATAATTACTACAACAGCTATTTCATCCCGGTGCAAGAGAAAG ATACAGGAAGCATGAGAACGAAGACTGAATCCGAAGGTTCGAACTCGTATTCGTTCTCCCTTCATCTCGATTCGTTCGACCAAGATCGCATCTTTCTCACCCTTCAACTTGACCACCCCTGCAATGCAATAACTATAGAGGGAAATATGGTTTACTGGTTGAATATGACTGGCGTAGACCTACCCACTGCGCTCAGTGTGCCAAAACCCTTTATCGACCTGAGCGGAAAATCTGAGGCCAGAATGAAGGTGGGAATGGAGGTCAATGATGCCACCCTGGAAGTCTTTCGCTCTATGGCCTATTTCAGAACTATTGGGAAAAATGGAATTCTGAATATGCGTAATGGTATACGTAGCCGCGATCCTATTCGTATTGAGTTTCAGTCTAGCTCTGGGGCGCGTGGTCCAAGGTACGGCAAAAGCGTCGTCGGAGTGATGGTCCTAACGAAGCGGCAAGAGACACTCGGTGATGTCGAAGCGATGACTTTACGCACTGAAGCCAATCTACTTTATAGCGGCCAGGATTATTGGCAAGGAGGGCTCGTTATTTGGGCAATGACGCAAATCAAACTGATGGACATCGCAAGACCAGCGATCGGGATCATCTCACATCAATGGCATAGCGGGGTGCGGTTTCCAACGGATGAAAACGGTGTCAAAATCGGTTTCGTTGACTCAGATGGCACAATTCTAATCCCATTTCTCCAGGATGGAAACATGAAAGTGCCCTTGGTGTTTCAATGTTTGGCCGAGGGAGGTGAACAAACTCCTTACGTAGCGGTTGCTTTAAATGGTATGAACGATGGCGAAGTGTTGGATCCCTTAGGCAGTACCGAGTATCCTGGAATGATGACCAGTATCTTCGAAGTTCCCTCACAGAGCGACAAGAAGGCAGATTTTATTTGCAGCGCGGCTCAAGGTGAGGTGGTGACCAACGTGCCATTTAGAACAATAGTCACAGAGGCGGTCGAGACTACGACAGACCTTGAGGATGTGGTGCCTTTGGATGAGGAGACATTTGCAAAT GGTTTCACGTTCATCTGCAGAGCAAAAGGCGATCCCATCCCGACCATCAGGTTCTATAAGGAGGACAAATACAGCCTTGGTCACCCACCAAATGCAATCAATCTCCTCGATGATGAATACTTCGCCGGTGAGATAAAGGACTCAGACCGCTTTGGTATAGCGTCTTCAGCGGGCCAGGCAACCTTGACCGTATTTCCAGGTGACTCCCCCTATCCATATGATGACGAGGCTTTCAGACTGGTCTGTGTCGGCGCAAACCAGTTCTCCGCCGACGCTGCATATATTGATTTCATTGCACCGAATGTCAATATCACTAATTTctattaa
- the LOC135495355 gene encoding uncharacterized protein LOC135495355, with translation MGVFSEITFCVFYVLVLQYMTNGYYQDTSCTTKAKLGKIHEVTTSPAMEELVKGGQLDVTLRVTTSFKPKASWAIVKTVQSVEDNYYNSFSFPVPEKDTGSMRTKTESEVSNSYSFSLHLDSFDQDRIFLTLQLDHPCNAITIEGNMVYWLNMTGVDLPTALSVPKPFIDLSEKSEARMKVGMEVNDAILENFHSIGYFSYVRKNGILNMRYGSGSRDPIGIEFQAGSGVRAPRYGKSVAGEIVLTKRPEKLSDIEAMTFRIEANLLYSGRGYWHGGLVIWAMTQIKLRDHEARPVIGIFTRQSYNRFLIQRDENRHFIGFVDSDGTSLFPFLQDRNMKVPLVFQCLAEGVEQTPYVAVALNDSNDGVVLDPLGSTEYPGLMTSIYEVPSQSEKKADFICSAAQGEAVTNVPFRTIITEAVETTTDHEDVVPLDEETFANGFTFSCRAKGDPIPTIRFFKEDKYSLGHPPNAIDLLDDEYFVEEIKDSDRIRVASSAGQATLTVFPGDSPYPHDDEAFRLVCVGANQFTAAAASIDFIAPNVNITNFY, from the exons ATGGGTGTTTTTAGCGAAATCACTTTCTGTGTCTTCTACGTCCTCGTGTTGCAGTACATG ACAAATGGTTACTACCAAGATACTAGTTGCACCACCAAAGCGAAGCTGGGCAAGATCCACGAGGTTACGACATCTCCGGCAATGGAGGAATTGGTCAAGGGAGGTCAACTCGATGTGACCTTGAGGGTAACAACGTCCTTTAAGCCTAAAGCTTCCTGGGCAATTGTTAAAACCGTTCAAAGCGTTGAAGATAATTACTACAACAGCTTTAGTTTCCCGGTGCCGGAGAAAG ATACAGGAAGCATGAGAACGAAGACTGAATCCGAAGTTTCGAACTCGTATTCGTTCTCCCTTCATCTCGATTCGTTCGACCAAGATCGCATCTTTCTCACTCTTCAACTTGACCACCCCTGCAATGCAATAACTATAGAGGGAAATATGGTATACTGGTTGAACATGACGGGCGTAGACCTACCCACTGCGCTCAGTGTGCCAAAACCCTTTATCGACCTGAGCGAAAAATCTGAGGCCAGAATGAAGGTGGGAATGGAGGTCAATGATGCCATCCTGGAAAACTTCCACTCGATTGGCTATTTTAGTTATGTTAGGAAAAATGGAATTCTGAATATGCGTTATGGTTCAGGTAGTCGCGATCCTATTGGTATCGAGTTTCAGGCTGGCTCTGGGGTGCGTGCTCCAAGATACGGCAAAAGCGTCGCCGGAGAGATAGTCCTAACGAAGCGGCCAGAGAAACTCAGTGATATCGAGGCGATGACTTTTCGCATTGAAGCCAATCTACTTTATAGCGGCCGGGGATATTGGCATGGAGGGCTCGTCATTTGGGCGATGACGCAAATCAAACTGAGAGACCACGAAGCGAGACCCGTCATCGGTATCTTCACACGTCAATCATATAATAGGTTTCTGATTCAAAGGGACGAAAACCGTCACTTCATCGGTTTCGTTGACTCAGATGGAACGAGCTTATTCCCATTTCTCCAGGATAGAAACATGAAAGTGCCCTTGGTGTTTCAATGTTTGGCCGAGGGAGTCGAACAAACTCCTTACGTAGCGGTTGCTTTGAATGATTCGAACGATGGCGTAGTGTTGGATCCCTTAGGCAGTACCGAGTATCCTGGATTGATGACCAGTATCTACGAAGTTCCCTCACAGAGCGAGAAGAAGGCAGACTTCATTTGCAGCGCCGCTCAAGGTGAGGCGGTGACCAACGTGCCATTTAGAACAATAATCACAGAGGCGGTCGAGACTACGACAGACCATGAGGATGTGGTGCCTTTGGATGAGGAGACATTCGCAAAT GGATTTACCTTCAGCTGCAGGGCAAAAGGCGATCCCATCCCGACCATCAGGTTCTTTAAGGAGGACAAATACAGCCTTGGTCACCCACCAAATGCAATCGATCTCCTCGATGATGAATACTTCGTCGAGGAGATAAAGGACTCGGACCGCATTCGTGTAGCGTCTTCAGCGGGCCAGGCAACCTTGACCGTATTTCCAGGTGACTCCCCTTATCCACATGATGACGAGGCTTTCAGACTTGTCTGTGTCGGCGCGAACCAGTTCACCGCCGCCGCAGCATCTATTGATTTCATTGCACCGAATGTCAATATCACTAATTTCTATTGA